The Silene latifolia isolate original U9 population chromosome Y, ASM4854445v1, whole genome shotgun sequence sequence CCTATCGCTGTTTACTTGTTACCATTCGTATTTTTGAGGAAACTTTGGGGATTTTTGGGctgtagtcgaatttttcgactgtttaGTGGAATTTCCATGCTGATTTTACGCTGTTTTTCATGCTTTTAAACTACTGTctcttatcaaattcccctgcccAATTTAtttaggatggattctagctcgatGCCCTCCTTAAGCTCTGCTACCAGTCCGTCCCTGTCTCTGTCTGAGACGATAGTCCCTGCTGCTACTACCGTCTCCGCACCTACCAATACCTCTGTTTTTCTAGTCTCTGCTGCTGGAATGATTTTTACTGCCGCTAGCCCTGTTTCAGCCACCACCTTAGTCACAGCCACTACTAcggctagcactgctgctagtctttcttcttcAGTGACGGTCACAGCTGCAGCCACAGCCTCTACCTCAGCCACGGtgagcacacctgtggcggactcacctgcAGTTGCAGCTGCTTTACTGGCGGCCCTAGTTCCTCGTACCGTCACTGGACGGTCTTCTACCTCAGGTTCTAGAGGCTGAGGCCGGGGTCGTGGTCGTGGTCGTGGTCGTGGTCGTGGTCGTGCTACACCTGCTCCTAGCGTCTCTAGTGGCACGGTTACCATCCGAAGGGACGactccctcgactcccaccctgagTAACCGCAGGTAATTTTCGTTAATGGTGTACATCGTACTAGATTTTATAACTTAGTTGGCTGCGAGTTTTTCCCTACACATTTTCTTTGTCGTACGTCACTTGAGAGGCTCGGTTTCTATGAGCCTGTTTATGAGCTTTTATGGGGCACGAGGATGGACGGACTCATCACTATAAGTGGCcacacctttctggagctgagtctcgagttcttcagctccttcaccttctcctccggggcacatgACGCTGTCCCCACTAGTCTTTCTATGTCTTTCTGGTTcttcaaccggactttttcgatgacattggaggagtttggtaccagactcggcctttcctttacgggcgccaTGTTGCCCCTAAGAAGGTCATTCGTCAGGTTTGGCGGatcttggcccagaccacctttcccgagcgacagctcgctcaggtccaccttccccctgcccgttactttcttagactgatgaggagtaccatttttggccgaagggagccaaacaacatcaacaacaacgagctctccatattaggcggttacctgaacatttactgcgagggtccttttaccctcaacatcgcctaTTTGACCGCCCAATACTTCCAGGCCCATGGGGAGAAGATCACGGGATctattgtctgcggtggcatagccaccattcttgcccattCCCTCTTCCCTGCctggcctcgtgacttaccgtacctaGAGGGAGATAGGTACTTGAGCCTAGCGTCTATGCACTCTCAGACCTGGCTGAGTTGTgactaccggacttggaagatagacggttccttgtccgtggacctaccttgcaccactctcgcccgtctagcccctttgcctactgttgcATGGGGCGCCCGTCTACCACCCTTACCTGACTACCACCTGTCAGTCCgcccacctaccaccttacccgccgctaagaagcggcgtagacttgaaaCTGGAGAAGGATCCGCACCTTCCacggtggccagacttccacggccacacctaccccgatccttactcctactcctactcctgcacccgccgaccagacacagacacagccggtcctaccggctaattttgtacctccaccaccctttgaggcgtcctcggtcatggaccaagggcgccatgacggtttgttagttgagattgcagagagacaggctcgtatggagcgggacatagctttgactttgttccctctacaCGAGTATCACATGCATCGACatcgtccgatcccagagggttggccacacccttccttttaccggtacccggctgaggggtacccggagtctgctagtgaggaggaggaggacgaggacccggcggcggcggcggagagggctcgagctgagcagaggaggaagAGAGAGCATGAGGTAGATCCGAACTTCACgttgacggtggaggacgtgcgtgaGAGTGACGaagaggctgacgagtagctgctggtctactcacttccccagttttctggctggtttggggaatttcgtgttttgtatgtttattctcgctcttttatttattttgtctcctttttattttactatttttcattctttattggttgtatattctcgttcccctgtatatatctgttggtgtatgctggaggacaacgagggcgttgtccgttttcgTTTGGGGAGTATATTGCaaccttttgagtctgcatttgcatttgttttgcattcacgtttatttatttcagcttgcattgtttatttatttcatcgaatatccaaaaaaattcaaaaaaactagaaaatttcaaaaaatttcaaaaatattcacgcttattttcgcatataggttgagtcggaacggctgatttccgtgatgatattgcactataacttgtcattttacttgagccttgcacttctattgatggttattagctttgtcatactcatagtctacgagttttttattcaaatatagctgactgtttagacttgacctgataaattggcaacctactttacaatttctgaggtttagatcccataactggtgacattcatgaccagttcattaggaattgagagtagtactccttgcatagcatgtttatcatttttgcacttttatgacattcgatttcttgtcaaatgcacacattcgggtttgtggtcggtgtcacatgcagggaggtgcttgcaaatttttcccttttcttatatttttcacccatttagctccacttaagcaaaaacttgccttttgacccattagctacatcccaaactgagcctgcctagtcaagctagtttagtatatccttttgtggtatgattttccgtctgcagtttggttCGTAtcatttgattggagttggtgaaaGTAGATGaaggagaaaaaagaaaagaaaaaaaaattgaaaaaaaaagaggtgaaaagaaaatgaaaaaaaaaagtaaaataaagTGTGATTCACGtgaaatagaaagaaaaaaaagagttgaaaaaaaattTTGATTTGTTTcagttgattcatttagacggtattaaaaaagggaagtttgtgaccgtctaactcctccgttttattccatatttttgaggagattgtgtatgagattagtgagttgtgtgccagatgaagggcacttgtactctatttttcagtcagttgagattcggacggtcttatatggtcctgtttaggaactagcttgacgcttttacctccactttaccataacttgttttgccttatCTCACCTGAaactcactattcccatatcatttgtaagccctcggctgtgacggacattattggctgaagtgtgtgcattagtacttgaatcgtctttcatttttgttgcatgcatgctatgtaggttgcagttaggtgagtgactgtttctctttctctcttttacatataatattcaccctttgcttcatgagagaacaatgaccacgtgagagtccgattttgttggtcttacaaggtcgataggttggctatatttctgaacagcttataactcgtttgcgtattgactgcatagctataactgttaatttttgttgcattaaattggttcaagtagacaagttaagctagctctgagttttcatttccgttccattagttgcattttagtttactcgaggacgaataaaggttcggtttggggagatttgatacgtgcattttgtatagtctttttagcgtattttagcacgtatttctatgtactttcgtactatttatattgcattttgcctaCGAATTGGCtattttggttcgttttgtccgttttgtagaaatgaacgcgaaagtacaGGAATCATACCATTTTTgttctttttgcatgcattttgaggaaaCGAGATTTTctagagtgagatcttgcattgggatgcgtgaaggaacggtctacgaggcattcggtcacgagtttgagctgatttgaaggaagaatactcgatcgagctgttttatcactcgatcgagtggtttctatagctgagaatggtcgatcgagttgttttatactcgatcaagaagagctggaaattgaggttactcgatcgagtaacaattctactcgatcgagtagattatctggcggaatgctcgatcgagtggtttcagactactcgatcgagtggttttggctggcgtgggctttatatagcccgtgaacttgttttagttattggacttagcatattttctatttaaacgtacaTTAGCTAGGTCATTAGGATCGATTCTATTCTTTATCTAAGTTTTATCTATCATTCATTTTCCACAGTAAAGACTGCGTTACTTTTTCTTCtttactgtaacttttgctttcggatttgttagttctttacgccggattcttgcgattgtaatctctttctccctttttaatattaatctctctttcatttgttttaattgtttgttttgcttcatttaattctctgccctaattaccttttatgcatttttattattgtctCATCGTGTTTAATATTAGTTTGTTCATCGTTATTAGTTCTGATAATAttaataacatgagtagctaatctatttcatgttaggattagggaatctgcggtagaaatgtgacgatgtagtaaataggttagatgaattaattgtgagattatgtccccatagcaatataactgtatttaccgacttagttgagtgcacgcttctgagtcacccttttaatctggttaaatttaatcctggatcggaagattggactaaatagacctgctatgaacagtacactaccctgacgaggacggaagttaagttaatggtattttaggatagaaagtggaccggaaggatctttccatatccgtcttgcAGTAATTCATCTAATTGTTTAcaattgagtcactggactaccatagtgaaccgaaatcctgacatgtcccctctctagTGATAGTTTATTCCTATTTTATGCCTTAATTGctctttccttatttctcttgccttgaAGCTTTTAGTTTAGGAAATCATATTACAAAGATTCttatagatatcttgcctccctgaggagatcgaccctaGCTATATTGtttgtttagttagttatttttgataggtacacgacagccctGTCATTGTATTAAAAGATTCTTTGATCGAGCATTAAGGTGTAATTTCTCTTTAGTCAATTTATCACAATTACAACATGCTTCAACAGTTTTAATTGGTACGTTCTTAGCCTTGTCTACTTTAGATTGAAGTTCTATAATCTTGTTGTCTAAGGAGTTCTGCATAATAGTGTAATTACCTTTTTGAGTTACTTATTCATTTTTTAAATTAGAAACTTTTTCGTTTAAAACTTTAATTTTCCTTTCTAGATTTGAGGTAACAGTATCCTCGGTTGAGTGTACGGTATCCTTGGGAAGGGTACGATATCCTTGACTAAGGGTACGTTCTCCTCGAATTGATAAgttaatttagggtttttattACTTCTTACTAAGTTAGGTGCTGGTTCAACAATCGAGTCAAAACTAGGTTTTGAAGCAACTAGTGAACTCCCACTCTTCTTCGCAAGAAGATTTTTAACATTTTCTTTAAGCAAATATTTTTCTTCAGCAATATCGTTAATTTGGACCTGTAATTCTTTTAGTTAATCATTTTGATCAACACACGTTTCATAAACTTCCTCAAAATGATTTAAGATTTTATCTTTGGACATATCGCCATGGTTTTTATTGAGTTGTAACTCATGAGCCATCAGCGATCCAAGTAGACTTCCTTAGCCTCCTCTATAGCAGTGACTTTGGGTTGCCACTTTTTAGTTAAACTTCTCAAAAAATTTCGAACAAGATCTTTAGTTTCAAACAATTTACCACGATTTCTTAACTCATTTGTTATGTTTGAAAATCTGGCAGACATGTGATTGTTGTTTTCATCTCTTTTCATATGGAACATCTCGTACAGTTGATTTAGTAAATCTATTCGATATTTCTTAACCCCAGACGGTCCTTCATATGCTAATTCCAAACTATCCCAGATTTGTTTTGTACTCGTGTATGAGGAGAAACGAGACTCTTCTTTAGTGATTCCATGTTGCAAAAATGACATTGCACGTGAATTGTTTTGAGCTTTAGCAAAGTCATTTGCATCATAGTCATCTTCTTCCTTTACACTAGTGTTGTCGAGTACATCGACAGTAGTGATGGTAAGAGGTCCTTTGAGTATGATTCTCCAGTACTTGTAGTCCGTGTCTTTTATGAAATGCATCATTTTGTTCTTCCATAAACTGTATCCTGTACCATTGAATATAGGATACTTTGTCTCCTTTGAATccatgataaaaaaaaatgaaaattttgaaagGATAAATAAAACGTAGAAATAAAAAGGGTAAATAGAGTATTGGATCGACTCTTTAGatgttaggctatcaagagcatGAGGCTTTGATACCAATTGTAATGTTCAGTAACCAAACAAATACTCTaccgggggggggggggtgaataaAGTATTCACTCTTTTTCGATTGATATGCAAACGTGGTATACTTCAATTTTTGCAACTTGTTAATTAAGTACAGATATGTTGAGTATGTTGATGATCTCTACAAAAAAAACGTCAAAGCAATAAAGCACGAAAAAGATAAATAACACAAGAGTTTTTAACGTGGTTCGGCCCAATTGAAAAGTCTACATCCACCctttttattaattatttatcACGAGTGCTTAATCTGGTATAGCGTACAATAAACAACTAACCCCACGACTAACCCTAATCGTGCTATGGAAAGATGTTAAGCCTTCGGTGTTTTAGAGATGTGAAGCTCTCGATTGTCAAGGATTTTAAGCCTTCGTGGTATAGGATGTTAAGCCTACGGTGGGTAAGATGTTAAGCTTACAAAGTTTCAATAATAAATACATTCGGTTCTAAAACAATACAATTCAATCGTCTAGAATAAGATTGTAAAACTATGCACTTTTTAAAAAAGATAAACTTTTGACACGAAAAGTACTTAGTTTAAAAGACTCCACTTTGGAAACATAATTTTGCAAAGTAAACGATTAAGATTAAAGCTTAATGTAGTggaaaaagtttttgaaaaatcCTGATTTAATCAAGTGAACTCGTGTGTTTTAGATTTAGAAAacatatgtatatgtatatatatatatatatatatatatatatatatatatatatatatatatatatatatatatatgaaggcATACACGAGTAAACACCATAAATCTTTCGAATTAGGGTTTCTCGTACACTTGCCTTGATCCATAATCTAAATCTAAAACATTCATAAAATATTTAAAGAGAATCATTCCAAAGATATTTTAGCCaaaaataaactttaaaaatATTTAAATAAGATTGATATTTTATGACAAAGATGACCAAAAAAAGATCATATAGAATCTGAAGAAATTCGGTTAAGAGTTTTATGGAAAGTGAAATAATTTTCACTATATAAAATAACTTTTAGAAAATAAGTTCCTTGTTTGGATAGAAACAAATCTTGATATATCTTATTAACAAAAGATTCTACAATATCTTGAAAATGATATATAGTGAAATCTTACTTTAAGAGATATGCAAGCTTAGATTTTAATCCAACTAAAATCCATAATAAAAAAACAGCATATTATAGTATTGAAAAAATATAAATCAAAACAAGATAAAAGAGGTTTTAGAAAATAAAACTAGAACTACTGTAGTCTCGTGGATATGGTCTCTTAAAACGAGGATACcgttttgatgggtgatgtcgtcgggtcacatccaatcaaacacatttataatactcaacaaacaactagttagtggtaagtcgaggtccatccatgggacggtgtgctttgtgttctaagtctatctatctcaatttatgctagtgtcacgattgatttgggtttgtagttgtgttctagactaatgcaagcaataaagtaaaccaagcaataaaagagggatgtaaacaaatgattaaaagtactagaatatcatgagttcatagggaattcatgagagttgaccatacaaacatgtttacaaagttgcaaacaattaatgttgtaaaggaaccgagttggtttatgtcttacggttcttaggaagagttgggtcccggagccgaatcgattagattgtacaacacctacaagtcgacttactttccccctaatcacttctatgcatggtctaacaagactcgagttgttttatatcttacaagtcaagttgaatggataagagatgagtgtaaatgcaaggattcataggcttagcatttcatcaaacataacatgtgcataaagttgatattacaacaagcaagcaatttaattatgaaaacattcTATATTAAGTTTGAttaatcccatgtttgtttcccctaattacccactaatcctagttaagagactactcactcattatcatgggtaacatgtcattaatggtgtcaatcatcacaacaagtataaacatgatagtagaatgaagaaatgaacaataaagagtaaagagtaaaggaattataccaaaatTAAGATGAtgtaaataataaagcaaataataaaggaagagaacttgattgattgatgaagggttgtcaatcctccaataataacccaataatcttcaattacccaaaagtaacaaacttgaacaataattaaggagagattaatgtgagatttgtggaaagagtaaagagtaatctattataatctactcctaatctaatctaagaggaatttctaatgtggaagcccctcTACTCTAAAACATGATGGTTTGATTataaatggggtatatatagtagagcatcattaggttaagcaagggtaaaatagtaaataataATGCTAAATATTGGGTAGGGAAtcactcctctcagaaaagatgcggttctcctttttgccggtctttctaaaatatgcgcatcttcaaAGAGGGAGAAGAAAACGATGGggcctgtaacacaatccgagcgtctaagGTGTTGGGACGCTCGTCCAGTAGTAGGGGAAGACGAGCAGATAAaactcaggacgctcggattttaaggcctcaagacgagcgtctttgaaggggggacgagcggattgtctcaggggacgagcgtcttgagtctcgggacgagcgtcttgagtctcgggacgagcggattggcggacagtttctttgtttgagctcggattgtaaaacggacgttatttcctcatccggactcctattggagtgattcaaaagcctagatcacttgatttttcgatgccgttccatctagtatactttcagagccaaaggagcaacccttggtttggttccgagcaatttcttcttgcattgacttccttctcgtcatccttgctttttaaccttatgatccttctatatactctttattcctacatacgtggccatcattcttgcctcctcttcatactagtccattcaatatcatcaaaaagcttctaaatatgcacgggagatgggaatttcgcctcatttatcttctttccttcaaaacatacgaaatgcactaggaaagcaaaatagaaagcatttgacggataaaatggctatggaatgttataatagtatgcaaaagaGGTTCAATTAGGGAAcaaaatgtgtgcaaataatatTCACATCACGTTTCTTTAAAGTCTGGCAAAGTTCTTCAGCACTTGAGATAACCGTTCCCTCATCTAAGGATACCGTTCCCTCAAGGTCAGTTTTAATTTTTGCATAGGTCTAAGATACTCTTTTACAAAATATGTCCTTAACTTATTTCTAGGACTTTGTGACGACTTCATAGATGTATTCTTGAATTCGAGCATCATCATCATATCTGCTTCTCTTGAATCAAGCTTGAATACCAAAATAATACATACTACAAAACATATCAAGCTcataaatgcataaataaaataaCTTTGAAATAAATCCCAACTTGACAGGATTCAAAACCTGTTTAGACCTAGGGTCAACAAATTCCCCTTTTTTGATGACGTCAAGTCTATCCTAAGATTTCTTTCTAAGGTCGTTCTCCCTCAAATAGATATCGTCTATATTCAAATAAACCAAGTATCATAGGATTCAATGTATTAACCTAGATGCCTACATCAAATACTTTAGACGATAAAAAACCAAAACCAAGAGGAGTTGAACGAAATTTTAAAGTCGTCCAAAGGGTTGACAATTAATTTAATCTAATCTTAGTTCTATTGCCCCCTCTTGACCTCATCGAAAAGGACGAGCAACTAGGGTAATACCATGCAAAACTAGCacacaaaatcaacaaaataaGAACATGCACATAATTAATAAGACAAATAGTCGATTAAAAACATAAACAAGAAATAGAAATtattgttcacacaatgaaacTAAAACATAAAGATGAGAAACTGAAAGGGGAAGATAAAGACGAGAAACTAAAACATAAAGATGAGAAACTAAAACATAATGATTGGAAACTGAAAGGGGCAGACCGCCCCTCTGcttctcagaccttatcttggtAGTTCTCTAATTTTATAGGTAAAATGTTCCGACCTTTTCTTCTTACttcttttttgctttttttttcatcttttttatttttttttcctttttttcatttCGGTCGTGAGCTCCTCTCGTGGCAAAGATGCCTAATTTTTCGACTTTTTtttgtaggtttggctcatggaaaggctacgattgatcgagcccctggTTGATGTGCTTGGATATCGCCCGAGATCCTTCATGATGAGAGTGTGGCTTTTCATGGTTGACTTCAACCACGtgtgcaactattgggagaacaagctaAAAATTGAGGTAGGACCATTGATTAATCGTTCAATGGTGGCATCTAAAAGCTTTGACGGgagtttcatcacttgaccctaCACGCTCTATTTGTGTTCCCGACTTAGAATTCATGATCAATATATTCCCGGAAAGGCTCTTGAGGCAAGTCAGCTTGAGACAGAACATCCCGACGTTTGATACCGTACCACAAACACCACTGGCGTACACATCCGACTCATGTCGCGAATGGGCTCTTAGTTGGGTACAAAGGAACATATGGTACATACCTACTCTTGTAGGTTCTTTATGGGTATCTGATTCTTATCGCTAGTGGGCGAATGCTAGCACTTCAGAAGAGCACGAGAAACTGAAGAAGAATGatccagttgactataaaatgtcCGAATTTGCGAGGGAGAATCAAAAGTACTTGACCGAGAAGGAAGAGGAAGTTGGGTTCCGAGTTGTCCATTCATAGAAGAAGCCTAAGAGAACTCCTCCTGCTGAGAAAATGGTTGTGGACAgaaatggcaaagcaagaccatgagaaagaccattggtgattaggtctgagataaCGCAAGAGGACCCACCCCGAGGTCAAGATAAGAagaagaatgacaaaaatgacaaaggcaaaggaaagatggatgAATAGTATAGGCCTATGTCTTCTAGCATTATTATTTGTTACTATTGGAATAAGAGAaacggggtttttagaatcttgGGTTAGAATTTCATTATTTCATCATATGGTATTATTATTTGGCTGATTACTATTTATCGAATAAAACAGTTTATTTCAGTTCATAAACTTTTATACATTCCTTGATTTATTCATTCGAATTCCAAGTATAAAGCTTGTCCTTCTATTGGCACACAAGGAATATTTGAAATAAACTTTCAGGTTATATTCCTATAaaggattgcctatgtattcacCATTAAGATGAAATTAAACCCGTAACATAGTTCAAAAAATTGTGCAAAGGAATAAATGTTCGAAACAAGAGTTTAAAACGAACGTAGGAATTAAGCAAGGtgttttacttactcctaaaattgCAATTAAATTATTTTGACAATAGCGAGGATGATAGAAACATAAAAATGCAAGAGCGAGATGACATTGATTAAGAGGAGGCCAAGGGCCGTGTGGGACGTGTCGCATGAACACCACGCGGCTCACGCGTGGTATGTACGATCGGGTTTTAAGGATAGTATTTCTTAAGTTGATCTAGGTTAATCAGGTTTGAAatttcattcccatctaagtctgtgattctaaccccGCCTCTCGTTCAGATAGACTTGACAAGGTAAGGTCCTCAATGGTTAGGCTTAAGTTTTCCCCTAGGGGCAACTGGTGAGAGTGCTCGAACTGATTTAAGAACTAgatctccttctttgatattcCTAGGTTTGACCATTTTGTTGAAAGCTCTCCTAATCTGTGGTTGGTAAATTTGAACAATATGCAAGGCACGTAgtctttgttcatccaagaggatgagctCTTTATATCTTTGCCTATTCCACTCATTTCTTCGCCATCATTGGCTCACTCATGTGAGGACAACACTTTCCATCATAAACTTCTTCCATAACCTTACTTGCTTTCGAATAATCGAGGCAAAGAAGAATGACATCCTATGGTGTGCTTTTGTAATTTTCCCCTTGATTTAGGACATATTGAGATGCTAGTAGTCGTATAGCTCGATGTTCTCTCTTGTCCATGTCTGGCGGATATTCACTGTTAAGCTTGTAGTTCAGAATAACTTGTTATCTATGTCGCTTCTTGATTTTCCTTATCATTGGTACGGAAATGCACATAAGTTGGCTCAGAACGTCTCTTTATGCGAGTGGCATTTCTATCatggtgtagacacctcgtttctacaccttccgccaaccacccagtgatgattgggccgcattttAATCACGCagagcgatttatgacagtttgtaagttccgtgacacgtgatagctcaaataGTTGAGTCAACCTCATAGTCAACATATACGCACCTATACGGCCGTTTAAactgtaattagagtacatttggagtccgggtcaaaaaccgtttcaattttctaaaaccgtcttaagccgagtcggaatgttctagaattttcTAGagttttatttctaattttttttttttatgatttaaatcacggaaatattttCTTTTcggaataaggaagcatacatcttCCCTACTTCCTAAATAAaatcgcggaaatctttctttttgAGGAGGAAACCACCAAAGAGAAAACGCAGCAGGAGTTGCACCTCTTGCAagggtcgcagttcctgctgtgcctcttcgtggGCTGATTTTTCCCAGTTTCCAGAATCTttccggatttctttcctaatccgatcttttcctaaattccttctcgtggttag is a genomic window containing:
- the LOC141631259 gene encoding uncharacterized protein LOC141631259 codes for the protein MDSKETKYPIFNGTGYSLWKNKMMHFIKDTDYKYWRIILKGPLTITTVDVLDNTSVKEEDDYDANDFAKAQNNSRAMSFLQHGITKEESRFSSYTSTKQIWDSLELAYEGPSGVKKYRIDLLNQLYEMFHMKRDENNNHMSARFSNITNELRNRGKLFETKDLVRNFLRSLTKKWQPKVTAIEEAKEVYLDR